In one Nicotiana sylvestris chromosome 8, ASM39365v2, whole genome shotgun sequence genomic region, the following are encoded:
- the LOC138876125 gene encoding uncharacterized protein: MALIEECSSRIQSKLPHKLKDPYGFTIQISIGKHTVGRALCDLRASINLMLLSVFRQLGLGEPRPTMVILQLANHSLAHPEGVIEDVLVQVSSFIFPTDFIILDYEPDQEVPFILGHPFLATS, encoded by the coding sequence ATGGCACTCATTGAAGAATGTAGCTCAAGGATTCAAAGCAAGCTACCTCATAAATTGAAGGATCCATATGGTTTCACTATCCAAATCTCGATTGGTAAGCACACAGTCGGGCGAGCTTTGTGTGATCTTAGAGCGAGCATCAATTTGATGTTGTTATCTGTGTTCAGACAATTGGGGTTGGGTGAGCCGCGCCCAACTATGGTGATTTTACAGTTGGCTAATCACTCTCTTGCTCATCCTGAAGGTGTAATTGAAGATGTGTTAGTTCAAGTGAGTTCTTTCATATTCCCTACTGATTTTATTATCTTGGACTATGAGCCTGATCAGGAAGTCCCATTTATTTTGGGGCACCCATTCCTAGCCACGAGCTGA